A window from Cryobacterium sp. PAMC25264 encodes these proteins:
- a CDS encoding methionine ABC transporter permease has product MLLDPSLPQFWSDLFQVLLIGTGQTLYMVGVSLLITVIVGLPLGILLVGTEPGGLFESPFGSRRAGRVINRVLDFIVNLGRSVPFIILMVALIPFTRLVVGTFIGPTAAIVPLAVVAIPFFARMVEIAIKEVDTGLIEAAESLGATRWQIVSKVLVPEALAPMILGLSTTVTSIINFSAMVGTVAGGGLGDVAVRYGYQRYSTIHMVAVIIVIFVIVMLLQGLATMLAKRFAHRSRPSRAEKAVPALRAGVVTGV; this is encoded by the coding sequence GTGCTTCTGGATCCATCACTGCCGCAGTTCTGGTCGGACCTGTTCCAGGTTCTGCTCATCGGCACCGGTCAGACCCTCTATATGGTGGGCGTCTCGCTGCTCATCACGGTCATCGTGGGGCTGCCGTTGGGCATCCTGCTCGTCGGCACCGAACCCGGTGGCCTGTTCGAGAGTCCGTTCGGCTCGCGCCGGGCCGGCCGGGTGATCAACCGGGTGCTCGATTTCATCGTGAACCTCGGCCGCAGCGTGCCGTTCATCATCCTCATGGTCGCGCTGATCCCGTTCACCCGTCTTGTGGTGGGCACCTTCATCGGCCCCACCGCCGCCATCGTTCCGCTGGCGGTGGTGGCGATCCCGTTCTTCGCCCGCATGGTGGAGATCGCGATCAAGGAGGTGGACACGGGCCTGATCGAGGCGGCCGAGTCGTTGGGCGCCACCCGCTGGCAGATCGTGTCGAAGGTGCTCGTGCCCGAGGCGCTCGCCCCGATGATCCTGGGGCTCTCCACCACGGTGACGTCCATCATCAACTTCTCCGCCATGGTCGGCACCGTCGCCGGCGGTGGCCTGGGCGATGTCGCCGTGCGGTACGGCTACCAGCGTTACAGCACCATCCACATGGTCGCCGTGATCATCGTGATCTTCGTGATCGTGATGCTGTTGCAGGGGCTGGCGACGATGCTGGCCAAGCGTTTCGCGCACCGCTCCCGGCCGAGCCGCGCGGAGAAGGCCGTGCCGGCCCTCCGCGCCGGCGTCGTCACCGGCGTCTGA